From the Pangasianodon hypophthalmus isolate fPanHyp1 chromosome 17, fPanHyp1.pri, whole genome shotgun sequence genome, one window contains:
- the LOC128320811 gene encoding retinitis pigmentosa 1-like 1 protein isoform X1 — MSADAEAEAEAFNDFLTVLLEEISDEINLPLEEVKAKAVIEGEAEVEAEGEVEAEIEAESEAEGETKGEAEGEAKGEAEGVVEEGKLDDTETENSTCLESNNTEKPENTGNGNEKKKRSRRGTRGKGRKINYKKFQDNKAGRSAAEAVERPPEDAETENSTPLADKPMVKADEESEPKEEIQLLETETVNEQLLNEVKAKKKVRRGTRGRGRKINYKQVEDKEAEQNGGRKELTDAKASRDQRECQTERKPQTHTRVWTRRDRACESGWRGPAHCDQRDRRVPRRSAQETPSHAGA; from the exons ATGAGTGCCGAcgctgaagctgaggctgaagcctTTAATGATTTCCTGACCGTCCTCCTGGAGGAGATAAGCGATGAGATCAACCTGCCTCTGG aagaagtTAAGGCTAAAGCTGTTATTGAAGGTGAAGCTGAAGTTGAGGCAGAAGGTGAAGTTGAAGCTGAAATTGAGGCTGAAAGTGAAGCTGAAGGTGAAACTAAAGGTGAAGCTGAAGGTGAAGCTAAAGGTGAAGCTGAAGGAGTTGTTGAAGAAGGAAAGCTGGATGACACTgaaacagagaacagcacatGTCTGG AGAGCAATAATACAGAGAAGCCTGAAAACACCGGGAatggaaatgagaaaaagaaaaggagcaggAGAGGAACACGAGGCAAAGGAAGGAAGATCAATTACAAAAAGTTCCAGGACAATaaagcag GACGATCTGCAGCTGAGGCCGTAGAAAGACCACCAGAAGATGCagaaacagagaacagcacacCTCTGG CAGACAAACCGATGGTGAAGGCGGATGAAGAATCTGAGCCTAAAGAGGAAATCCAACTCCTTGAGACGGAGACCGTTAACGAGCAGCTCCTGA ATGAAGTAAAGGCAAAGAAGAAGGTCAGGAGAGGAACACgaggaagagggagaaaaaTCAACTACAAGCAAGTTGAGGACAAAGAAG CTGAACAGAATGGAGGGAGGAAAGAGCTGACTGACGCCAAAGCATCAAGAGACCAGCGTGAAtgtcagacagaaagaaagccgcagacacacacacgtgtgtggaCACGCCGTGACCGAGCCTGTGAGTCAGGGTGGAGAGGACCTGCTCACTGCGaccagagagacaggagagtcCCGAGAAGATCAGCTCAAGAGACGCCATCACATGCTGGAGCCTGa
- the LOC128320811 gene encoding retinitis pigmentosa 1-like 1 protein isoform X2, protein MSADAEAEAEAFNDFLTVLLEEISDEINLPLEVKAKAVIEGEAEVEAEGEVEAEIEAESEAEGETKGEAEGEAKGEAEGVVEEGKLDDTETENSTCLESNNTEKPENTGNGNEKKKRSRRGTRGKGRKINYKKFQDNKAGRSAAEAVERPPEDAETENSTPLADKPMVKADEESEPKEEIQLLETETVNEQLLNEVKAKKKVRRGTRGRGRKINYKQVEDKEAEQNGGRKELTDAKASRDQRECQTERKPQTHTRVWTRRDRACESGWRGPAHCDQRDRRVPRRSAQETPSHAGA, encoded by the exons ATGAGTGCCGAcgctgaagctgaggctgaagcctTTAATGATTTCCTGACCGTCCTCCTGGAGGAGATAAGCGATGAGATCAACCTGCCTCTGG aagtTAAGGCTAAAGCTGTTATTGAAGGTGAAGCTGAAGTTGAGGCAGAAGGTGAAGTTGAAGCTGAAATTGAGGCTGAAAGTGAAGCTGAAGGTGAAACTAAAGGTGAAGCTGAAGGTGAAGCTAAAGGTGAAGCTGAAGGAGTTGTTGAAGAAGGAAAGCTGGATGACACTgaaacagagaacagcacatGTCTGG AGAGCAATAATACAGAGAAGCCTGAAAACACCGGGAatggaaatgagaaaaagaaaaggagcaggAGAGGAACACGAGGCAAAGGAAGGAAGATCAATTACAAAAAGTTCCAGGACAATaaagcag GACGATCTGCAGCTGAGGCCGTAGAAAGACCACCAGAAGATGCagaaacagagaacagcacacCTCTGG CAGACAAACCGATGGTGAAGGCGGATGAAGAATCTGAGCCTAAAGAGGAAATCCAACTCCTTGAGACGGAGACCGTTAACGAGCAGCTCCTGA ATGAAGTAAAGGCAAAGAAGAAGGTCAGGAGAGGAACACgaggaagagggagaaaaaTCAACTACAAGCAAGTTGAGGACAAAGAAG CTGAACAGAATGGAGGGAGGAAAGAGCTGACTGACGCCAAAGCATCAAGAGACCAGCGTGAAtgtcagacagaaagaaagccgcagacacacacacgtgtgtggaCACGCCGTGACCGAGCCTGTGAGTCAGGGTGGAGAGGACCTGCTCACTGCGaccagagagacaggagagtcCCGAGAAGATCAGCTCAAGAGACGCCATCACATGCTGGAGCCTGa
- the LOC128320811 gene encoding retinitis pigmentosa 1-like 1 protein isoform X3 has translation MSADAEAEAEAFNDFLTVLLEEISDEINLPLEEVKAKAVIEGEAEVEAEGEVEAEIEAESEAEGETKGEAEGEAKGEAEGVVEEGKLDDTETENSTCLESNNTEKPENTGNGNEKKKRSRRGTRGKGRKINYKKFQDNKAGRSAAEAVERPPEDAETENSTPLDKPMVKADEESEPKEEIQLLETETVNEQLLNEVKAKKKVRRGTRGRGRKINYKQVEDKEAEQNGGRKELTDAKASRDQRECQTERKPQTHTRVWTRRDRACESGWRGPAHCDQRDRRVPRRSAQETPSHAGA, from the exons ATGAGTGCCGAcgctgaagctgaggctgaagcctTTAATGATTTCCTGACCGTCCTCCTGGAGGAGATAAGCGATGAGATCAACCTGCCTCTGG aagaagtTAAGGCTAAAGCTGTTATTGAAGGTGAAGCTGAAGTTGAGGCAGAAGGTGAAGTTGAAGCTGAAATTGAGGCTGAAAGTGAAGCTGAAGGTGAAACTAAAGGTGAAGCTGAAGGTGAAGCTAAAGGTGAAGCTGAAGGAGTTGTTGAAGAAGGAAAGCTGGATGACACTgaaacagagaacagcacatGTCTGG AGAGCAATAATACAGAGAAGCCTGAAAACACCGGGAatggaaatgagaaaaagaaaaggagcaggAGAGGAACACGAGGCAAAGGAAGGAAGATCAATTACAAAAAGTTCCAGGACAATaaagcag GACGATCTGCAGCTGAGGCCGTAGAAAGACCACCAGAAGATGCagaaacagagaacagcacacCTCTGG ACAAACCGATGGTGAAGGCGGATGAAGAATCTGAGCCTAAAGAGGAAATCCAACTCCTTGAGACGGAGACCGTTAACGAGCAGCTCCTGA ATGAAGTAAAGGCAAAGAAGAAGGTCAGGAGAGGAACACgaggaagagggagaaaaaTCAACTACAAGCAAGTTGAGGACAAAGAAG CTGAACAGAATGGAGGGAGGAAAGAGCTGACTGACGCCAAAGCATCAAGAGACCAGCGTGAAtgtcagacagaaagaaagccgcagacacacacacgtgtgtggaCACGCCGTGACCGAGCCTGTGAGTCAGGGTGGAGAGGACCTGCTCACTGCGaccagagagacaggagagtcCCGAGAAGATCAGCTCAAGAGACGCCATCACATGCTGGAGCCTGa
- the LOC128320998 gene encoding retinitis pigmentosa 1-like 1 protein, whose product MDSFFPSAVLMLNSASKQDEAEPEAVVEAEANAEPEVEPEAVVEAEADAQPDAVVEAEADAEPDAEVEAEAEAVVEAEAEAEPEAEAVVEAEAEAEPEAEPEAEPAAAAEERKPEDSETENSTSLVNTNETDEPAESTRKGDEKKKRTRRGTRGSGRKINYRKFQDNKAETEKLKEVDDGAEAEAISELMNVLLDETEESNGQSLAGESGEIVMSADAEAEAEAFNDFLTVLLEEISDEINLPLGMLKEVDDGAEAEAINQLLNVLLDQSGEMIDLPLGK is encoded by the exons ATGGACagttttttcccttcagctgtacTGATGCTGAACTCTGCTTCTAAGC aagatgaagctgaacctgaagctgtAGTGGAGGCTGAAGCTAACGCTGAACCTGAGGTTGAACCTGAAGCTGTAGTGGAGGCTGAAGCTGACGCTCAACCTGATGCTGTAGTGGAGGCTGAAGCTGACGCTGAACCTGATGCTGAGgttgaagctgaagctgaagctgttgttgaggctgaagctgaagctgaacctgaagctgaagctgtagttgaggctgaagctgaagctgaacctgaagctgaacctgaagctgaacCTGCAGCTGCTGCTGAAGAAAGAAAGCCGGAAGACAGTgaaacagagaacagcacatcTCTGG TAAACACCAACGAGACGGACGAGCCTGCTGAAAGCACCAGGAAAGGAgacgagaaaaagaaaaggaccagGAGAGGAACACGAGGCAGCGGCAGAAAGATCAATTACAGAAAGTTCCAGGACAACaaagcag AAACAGAGAagctgaaagaggtggatgatggagcggaggctgaagccatcagtGAACTGATGAACGTCCTCCTGGATGAGACGGAGGAATCCAATGGCCAGTCTCTGG caGGAGAAAGTGGGGAGATCGTGATGAGTGCCGAcgctgaagctgaggctgaagcctTTAATGATTTCCTGACCGTCCTCCTGGAGGAGATAAGCGACGAGATCAACCTGCCTCTGG ggatgctgaaagaggtggatgatggggcggaggctgaagccatcaaccagctcctgaacgtcctcctggatcaGTCAGGGGAAATGATCGACCTGCCTctgggtaagtaa